The Streptomyces sp. NBC_00670 genome window below encodes:
- a CDS encoding MarC family protein, with product MFDLAVFGSLFLTLFVIMDPPGITPIFLALTAGRPGKVQRRMALQAVCVAGGVIAVFGVLGHQILDYLHVSVPALMIAGGLLLLLIALDLLTGKTDEPKQTKDVNVALVPLGMPLLAGPGAIVSVILAVQRADGVSAQVSVWAAILAIHVVLWLVMRYSLLIIRVIKDGGVVLVTRLAGMMLSAIAVQQIINGVTQVIKGA from the coding sequence ATGTTCGACCTCGCCGTCTTCGGCTCCCTCTTCCTGACCCTCTTCGTCATCATGGATCCCCCGGGCATCACCCCGATCTTCCTCGCCCTCACCGCGGGCCGTCCCGGCAAGGTGCAGCGCCGGATGGCGTTGCAGGCCGTGTGCGTGGCCGGCGGCGTCATCGCCGTGTTCGGTGTACTGGGCCACCAGATCCTCGACTACCTGCACGTCTCCGTCCCGGCCCTGATGATCGCCGGCGGTCTGCTGCTGCTCCTCATCGCGCTGGACCTGCTCACCGGCAAGACCGACGAGCCGAAGCAGACGAAGGACGTGAACGTCGCCCTCGTCCCGCTCGGAATGCCGCTGCTGGCGGGGCCCGGCGCGATCGTGTCGGTGATCCTCGCCGTGCAGCGCGCCGACGGCGTGAGCGCGCAGGTGTCGGTGTGGGCGGCGATCCTCGCGATCCACGTCGTGCTGTGGCTGGTGATGCGCTACTCGCTGCTGATCATCAGGGTGATCAAGGACGGCGGCGTCGTCCTGGTGACCCGCCTGGCCGGGATGATGCTCTCCGCGATCGCCGTCCAGCAGATCATCAACGGCGTCACGCAGGTGATCAAGGGAGCCTGA
- a CDS encoding suppressor of fused domain protein, giving the protein MADVLPLVEARLHTALGEPDARAAVTFLGTDRVEVLRFTDGDVVRYATLGMSAQPMSDPTAALADPVQGPRAELVLSVRAGRADTDKVLRPLAVLAASPQVEGVVVAPGGSLDVGEPLWPGAPFTSVLVAEPGGLVEDLELDAPLDPVRFLPLLPMTPNEAAWKRVHGAGALQERWLTHGTDLRDPARGSVPLT; this is encoded by the coding sequence ATGGCAGATGTTCTCCCTCTGGTCGAGGCCCGGCTGCACACCGCGCTGGGCGAACCGGACGCGCGCGCGGCGGTCACCTTCCTCGGCACGGACCGCGTCGAGGTGCTGCGTTTCACCGACGGGGACGTCGTCCGCTACGCCACGCTCGGCATGTCCGCGCAGCCGATGAGCGACCCCACCGCGGCCCTCGCCGACCCGGTGCAGGGGCCGCGCGCGGAGCTGGTCCTCTCCGTCCGCGCCGGGCGCGCCGACACCGACAAGGTGCTCCGCCCGCTCGCCGTACTGGCCGCGTCCCCGCAGGTGGAGGGCGTGGTGGTGGCTCCGGGCGGCTCGCTCGACGTGGGCGAGCCGCTGTGGCCGGGCGCGCCCTTCACCTCCGTGCTGGTCGCGGAGCCGGGCGGTCTGGTCGAGGACCTGGAGCTGGACGCGCCGCTGGACCCCGTACGGTTCCTGCCGCTGCTGCCCATGACGCCGAACGAGGCCGCGTGGAAGCGCGTGCACGGCGCGGGCGCCCTCCAGGAACGCTGGCTGACGCACGGGACGGACCTGCGGGACCCCGCCCGCGGGTCCGTCCCGCTCACGTGA
- a CDS encoding DUF3107 domain-containing protein, translating to MEVKIGVQHAPREIVLESGQSAEEVERAVAEALAGKSQLLSLVDEHGRKVLVPADRLAYVEIGEPTARRVGFSAL from the coding sequence GTGGAGGTCAAGATCGGCGTGCAGCACGCGCCCCGCGAGATCGTTCTGGAGAGCGGTCAGAGTGCCGAGGAGGTCGAGCGCGCCGTGGCCGAGGCACTGGCCGGGAAGTCGCAGCTGCTGAGCCTCGTGGACGAACACGGCCGCAAGGTCCTCGTCCCGGCCGACCGCCTGGCGTACGTGGAGATCGGTGAGCCGACCGCCCGTCGGGTGGGGTTCAGCGCGCTGTAG
- a CDS encoding NYN domain-containing protein: MNDDDLTALGARIDRTNELLQRMLAEVAKTPSTHAIFVDAGYLYAAAGRLVAGTEDRRSFDVDAEGLIEALIDKARTIFADSRLLRVYWYDGARRRIHTAEQQSIAELPDVKVRLGNLNANNQQKGVDSLIRSDLESLARHRAISDAALLGGDEDLVSAVEAAQGYGARVHLWGIEAPEGRNQAEPLLWEVDSQRTLDLDFFKPYVSRRTAATYEASPAVRPTREDVRFVGAQIAAKWLAARGRDSLRELLPGHPYLPGSVDQDLLVEAEGLLQYSLRGQADLRRALRDGFWEHLQAQY; this comes from the coding sequence ATGAACGACGACGACCTCACGGCGCTCGGCGCCCGCATCGACCGTACGAACGAGCTGCTGCAGCGCATGCTCGCCGAGGTGGCGAAGACGCCCTCGACCCACGCGATCTTCGTCGACGCCGGCTACCTCTACGCGGCGGCGGGGCGACTGGTCGCCGGCACCGAGGACCGGCGGTCGTTCGACGTCGACGCCGAGGGACTGATCGAGGCGCTCATCGACAAGGCCCGCACGATCTTCGCCGACAGCCGGCTGCTGCGGGTCTACTGGTACGACGGCGCCCGGCGCCGCATCCACACCGCCGAGCAGCAGTCCATCGCCGAACTGCCCGACGTGAAGGTCAGGCTGGGCAACCTCAACGCCAACAACCAGCAGAAGGGCGTCGACTCCCTCATCCGATCCGACCTGGAGTCCCTCGCCCGGCACCGCGCCATCAGCGACGCCGCGCTGCTCGGCGGCGACGAGGACCTGGTCTCGGCGGTCGAGGCCGCGCAGGGCTACGGCGCCCGGGTCCATCTGTGGGGCATCGAGGCACCGGAGGGCCGCAACCAGGCCGAGCCCCTGCTCTGGGAGGTCGACAGCCAGCGCACGCTCGACCTGGACTTCTTCAAGCCGTACGTGTCCCGGCGGACCGCGGCGACGTACGAGGCGTCGCCCGCGGTCCGGCCCACGCGGGAGGACGTGCGGTTCGTGGGGGCGCAGATCGCGGCGAAGTGGCTGGCGGCGCGGGGCCGCGACTCGCTGCGGGAGCTGCTGCCCGGCCACCCCTATCTGCCGGGCTCGGTCGACCAGGACCTGCTGGTGGAGGCGGAGGGGCTGCTCCAGTACTCACTGCGCGGCCAGGCGGACCTGCGCCGGGCGCTGCGGGACGGCTTCTGGGAGCACTTGCAGGCGCAGTACTGA
- a CDS encoding DEAD/DEAH box helicase, which yields MTLPVALSGTDVIGQAKTGTGKTLGFGLPLLERVSVPADVEAGRARPEDVTDTPQALVVVPTRELCVQVTNDLLTAGKVRNVRVTAIYGGRAYEPQVEALKKGVDVVVGTPGRLLDLAGQKKLNLKHVKCLVLDEADEMLDLGFLPDVEKIIAMLPQRRQTMLFSATMPGAVIGLARRYMSQPTHIRAAAPDDEGVTLANIKQFVYRAHSMDKPEMVARILQSEGRKLAMIFCRTKRTAADIAEQLQRRGFASGAVHGDLGQGAREQALRAFRNGKVDVLVCTDVAARGIDVEGVTHVINYQSPEDEKTYLHRTGRTGRAGASGTAITFVDWDDIPRWQLINKALGLDYHDPVETYSTSPHLFSDLSIPEGTKGVLPRSERTRAGLAAEEIEDLGETGGRGARGGRGARGGRDTVERERERDRERERERPARTPRRRRRTRGGAPLDAEAAQPTVAPTDSAGSASGAEVTERAEPAAGRAPRRRRRTRSGASAEAVVPEVVTEVTDGPVVAEAPEVTAPSAEAEAVTAPRRRRTRKAAEPAEAAVDAAEAVEAKPRRRTTRKTAEAVEVAQGAPEAGTEAPTAPRRRTRKTAASAEAAETALDTAEAVEAKPRRRTTRKTAEAAVETAGAAVIPAQAAEESEAAEKPRRRTRKAAEAAVETAESTESAEAPKARRPRKATAAVEDSEAKPRRARKKAVAASDAAEPEVAAEAAEAKPRRRTRKAAAAEPDIPAQAAEEPAKPRRTRKKAAASTEPAEG from the coding sequence ATGACGCTCCCCGTCGCCCTCTCCGGCACCGACGTCATCGGCCAGGCCAAGACCGGCACCGGCAAGACGCTCGGCTTCGGGCTCCCGCTCCTGGAGCGCGTCAGCGTCCCCGCCGACGTCGAGGCGGGCCGCGCCCGCCCCGAGGACGTCACCGACACCCCGCAGGCACTCGTCGTGGTGCCCACCCGCGAGCTGTGCGTCCAGGTCACCAACGACCTGTTGACCGCCGGCAAGGTGCGCAATGTGCGCGTCACCGCGATCTACGGCGGGCGCGCCTACGAGCCGCAGGTCGAGGCCCTGAAGAAGGGCGTCGACGTGGTCGTCGGCACGCCCGGGCGGCTGCTCGACCTGGCCGGCCAGAAGAAGCTGAACCTCAAGCACGTCAAGTGTCTCGTCCTCGACGAGGCCGACGAGATGCTCGACCTCGGCTTCCTGCCCGACGTCGAGAAGATCATCGCCATGCTGCCGCAGCGCCGGCAGACCATGCTGTTCTCCGCGACCATGCCGGGCGCGGTCATCGGCCTGGCCCGCCGGTACATGTCGCAGCCCACGCACATCCGCGCCGCCGCGCCGGACGACGAGGGCGTGACGCTGGCCAACATCAAGCAGTTCGTCTACCGCGCGCACTCCATGGACAAGCCGGAGATGGTCGCACGGATACTGCAGTCCGAGGGCCGCAAGCTCGCGATGATCTTCTGCCGCACCAAGCGGACGGCCGCCGACATCGCCGAGCAGTTGCAGCGCCGCGGGTTCGCCTCCGGCGCGGTCCACGGCGACCTCGGCCAGGGCGCGCGTGAGCAGGCGCTGCGCGCGTTCCGCAACGGCAAGGTCGACGTGCTGGTCTGCACGGACGTGGCCGCGCGCGGCATCGACGTCGAGGGCGTCACGCACGTCATCAACTACCAGTCCCCCGAGGACGAGAAGACGTATCTGCACCGCACCGGCCGTACGGGCCGCGCGGGCGCGTCGGGTACGGCGATCACGTTCGTCGACTGGGACGACATCCCGCGCTGGCAGCTGATCAACAAGGCGCTGGGTCTGGACTACCACGACCCGGTGGAGACGTACTCGACGTCCCCGCACCTGTTCTCCGACCTCTCCATCCCCGAGGGCACCAAGGGTGTCCTGCCGCGCTCGGAGCGCACGCGCGCCGGGCTGGCGGCGGAGGAGATCGAGGACCTGGGCGAGACCGGCGGCCGCGGGGCGCGCGGCGGCCGGGGTGCGCGCGGGGGGCGCGACACGGTGGAGCGCGAGCGGGAGCGTGACCGCGAGCGGGAGCGCGAGCGCCCGGCGCGGACGCCGCGTCGGCGCCGGCGTACGCGCGGTGGGGCGCCGCTCGACGCGGAGGCGGCGCAGCCGACGGTTGCGCCGACGGACAGTGCGGGCAGTGCGAGCGGTGCGGAGGTCACGGAGCGAGCGGAGCCCGCCGCCGGGCGTGCGCCGCGGCGGCGTCGGCGGACGCGGTCCGGGGCGTCGGCGGAAGCGGTGGTGCCGGAGGTGGTGACCGAGGTCACCGACGGGCCTGTCGTTGCCGAGGCGCCCGAGGTGACGGCTCCGTCGGCTGAGGCGGAGGCCGTGACGGCGCCGCGTCGCCGGCGGACGCGGAAGGCGGCCGAGCCGGCCGAGGCGGCGGTCGACGCGGCCGAGGCCGTCGAGGCGAAGCCGCGCCGGCGGACGACGCGGAAGACGGCGGAGGCCGTGGAGGTCGCGCAGGGCGCTCCGGAGGCGGGCACCGAGGCTCCGACGGCGCCTCGTCGCCGTACACGGAAGACCGCGGCGTCGGCGGAGGCCGCGGAGACGGCGCTCGACACGGCGGAGGCCGTCGAGGCCAAGCCGCGCCGGCGGACGACGCGGAAGACGGCGGAGGCGGCGGTCGAGACCGCCGGGGCCGCGGTGATTCCGGCGCAGGCGGCGGAGGAGTCGGAGGCGGCGGAGAAGCCGCGCCGGCGGACCCGTAAGGCCGCGGAGGCGGCCGTCGAGACCGCCGAGTCGACGGAGTCGGCCGAGGCGCCGAAGGCGCGTCGGCCGCGCAAGGCGACAGCGGCTGTGGAGGACAGCGAGGCCAAGCCTCGCCGGGCGCGGAAGAAGGCCGTCGCGGCTTCGGACGCGGCCGAGCCCGAGGTCGCGGCCGAGGCCGCGGAGGCCAAGCCGCGTCGGCGTACGCGCAAGGCCGCGGCTGCCGAGCCGGACATCCCGGCCCAGGCGGCCGAGGAGCCGGCGAAGCCGCGCCGCACCCGGAAGAAGGCGGCGGCGTCCACGGAACCGGCGGAGGGCTGA
- a CDS encoding PHP domain-containing protein, whose amino-acid sequence MRIDLHTHSTASDGTDTPAALVRNAAAAGLDVVALTDHDTTRGHAEALAALPSGLTLVTGAELSCRIGGVSMHMLAYLFDPEEPALLAERELVRDDRVPRAKAMIARLNDLGVPVTWDQVARIAGDGSVGRPHLASALVELGVVPTVGDAFTQDWLADGGRAHVEKHETDPFEAIRLVKAAGGVTVFAHPAASKRGRTVPESAIAEMAAAGLDGIEVDHMDHDPDTRARLRGLAKELGLLPTGSSDYHGTRKTVALGEYATDPEVYGEITRRATGAFPVPGAGGS is encoded by the coding sequence GTGCGCATCGACCTGCACACCCACTCCACCGCCTCCGACGGCACGGACACCCCCGCCGCACTCGTCCGCAACGCGGCCGCCGCCGGACTGGACGTCGTCGCGCTCACCGACCACGACACCACCCGCGGCCACGCCGAGGCCCTCGCCGCCCTGCCGAGCGGCCTCACCCTCGTGACCGGCGCGGAGCTCTCCTGCCGCATCGGCGGCGTCAGCATGCACATGCTGGCCTACCTCTTCGACCCGGAGGAGCCCGCGCTGCTCGCCGAGCGCGAGCTCGTGCGCGACGACCGCGTTCCCCGCGCCAAGGCCATGATCGCCAGGCTCAACGACCTCGGTGTCCCCGTCACCTGGGACCAGGTGGCCCGTATCGCAGGCGACGGCTCCGTCGGCCGCCCCCACCTCGCCTCCGCGCTCGTCGAACTCGGCGTCGTCCCGACCGTCGGCGACGCGTTCACCCAGGACTGGCTGGCCGACGGCGGCCGCGCGCACGTGGAGAAGCACGAGACCGACCCCTTCGAGGCGATCCGCCTCGTCAAGGCGGCCGGCGGCGTCACCGTCTTCGCGCACCCGGCCGCGAGCAAGCGGGGGCGCACCGTCCCGGAGTCCGCGATCGCGGAGATGGCCGCGGCGGGACTGGACGGCATCGAGGTCGACCACATGGACCACGACCCCGACACCCGTGCCCGGCTGCGCGGCCTGGCCAAGGAGCTGGGCCTGCTGCCCACGGGGTCCAGCGACTACCACGGCACCCGCAAGACCGTCGCCCTCGGCGAGTACGCGACGGATCCCGAGGTCTACGGCGAGATCACCCGCCGCGCCACGGGGGCGTTCCCCGTCCCGGGCGCGGGCGGATCGTGA
- a CDS encoding DUF6758 family protein has protein sequence MRGEPSCPKCGGRVRAPGLFADSWQCDVHGTVHPLQPVIPPSVEALGVVVHRARVPVWMPWPLSVGWLFTGVACAGDDRSGGRATAVACSGPGPLGGVGEMILVAEELGVGLGARYAGVDGPDPGPYLNVEKPPQAKVLAAGRPAPLWHVTGAPDDRAVFAGEARGLWLWAVVWPEQTGLLMYDELVLTDLRDAGAEVDLLPCGALSPRLLEP, from the coding sequence ATGAGGGGCGAACCCAGTTGCCCGAAGTGCGGTGGCCGGGTCAGGGCTCCCGGACTCTTCGCCGACTCCTGGCAGTGCGACGTGCACGGGACGGTGCACCCGCTCCAGCCCGTGATACCGCCCAGCGTCGAGGCCCTCGGTGTCGTGGTGCACCGGGCCCGGGTCCCGGTGTGGATGCCGTGGCCGCTGTCGGTCGGCTGGCTGTTCACGGGCGTCGCCTGCGCCGGCGACGACCGCAGCGGCGGCCGCGCGACGGCCGTCGCCTGCTCCGGTCCCGGACCACTGGGCGGCGTCGGCGAGATGATCCTGGTCGCCGAGGAACTGGGCGTCGGCCTCGGCGCGCGCTACGCGGGCGTCGACGGCCCCGACCCCGGCCCCTACCTGAACGTGGAGAAACCGCCGCAGGCCAAGGTCCTGGCGGCGGGCCGCCCCGCCCCCCTCTGGCATGTCACCGGCGCCCCCGACGACCGCGCGGTCTTCGCGGGCGAGGCGCGCGGACTGTGGCTCTGGGCGGTCGTCTGGCCCGAGCAGACGGGCCTGCTCATGTACGACGAACTGGTCCTGACCGACCTGCGCGACGCGGGCGCGGAGGTCGACCTACTGCCGTGCGGGGCGCTGTCGCCGCGGCTGCTGGAGCCGTAG
- a CDS encoding MFS transporter has product MRSSTRTPAEEDPFDAGAGGLLRQPKAVWATAGASVVAFMGIGLVDPILPSIAKGLDATASQVSLLFTSYFLITAVAMLVTGFVSSRIGGRRTLLVGLAFVVVFAALAGTSGSVGELVGFRAGWGLGNALFVSTALAVIVGAAAGGSAAAILLYESALGLGMACGPLLGALLGDASWRYPFFGTAFLMAIGFLCITVFLKDQPKPARKTSLLDPLKALGHGGLASAAVSAFFYNYTFFTVLAFTPFVLNMTPYKSGAVFFAWGVLLAVFSVIVAPRMQKRFGSLKVLGGSLVLLAADVLVLGYGDHTTAVVCTILSGAFIGVNNTVYTELALGVSDAPRPVASAGYNFVRWFAAAAAPYFAPKIEEWTDVHVPFVVAAGTAVVGALVVVVRRRALTHEAEELEPAHATEDGVTVFVN; this is encoded by the coding sequence ATGCGCAGCAGTACCCGGACTCCCGCCGAGGAGGACCCGTTCGACGCGGGAGCCGGTGGTCTCCTGCGGCAGCCGAAGGCCGTCTGGGCGACGGCCGGCGCCTCCGTCGTCGCCTTCATGGGCATCGGGCTCGTCGACCCGATCCTGCCGTCCATCGCCAAGGGCCTGGACGCCACGGCGAGCCAGGTCTCACTCCTGTTCACCTCCTACTTCCTGATCACCGCCGTGGCGATGCTGGTGACCGGGTTCGTCTCCAGCCGGATCGGCGGGCGCCGGACGCTGCTCGTCGGACTGGCGTTCGTGGTCGTCTTCGCGGCGCTCGCCGGCACCTCGGGCTCGGTCGGGGAGCTGGTCGGGTTCCGGGCCGGGTGGGGGCTCGGCAACGCCCTGTTCGTCTCGACGGCGCTCGCCGTCATCGTCGGCGCCGCGGCCGGCGGCAGTGCGGCGGCGATCCTGCTCTACGAGTCCGCCCTGGGCCTCGGCATGGCCTGCGGCCCTCTGCTGGGTGCGCTGCTCGGCGACGCCAGTTGGCGCTACCCCTTCTTCGGCACCGCGTTCCTGATGGCCATCGGCTTCCTGTGCATCACGGTGTTCCTGAAGGACCAGCCCAAGCCGGCCCGCAAGACCTCACTGCTCGACCCGCTCAAGGCGCTCGGGCACGGCGGCCTGGCGTCGGCGGCCGTCTCGGCGTTCTTCTACAACTACACGTTCTTCACTGTGCTGGCCTTCACCCCGTTCGTGCTGAACATGACGCCGTACAAGTCCGGTGCCGTGTTCTTCGCCTGGGGCGTGCTGCTCGCCGTCTTCTCGGTGATCGTGGCGCCGCGCATGCAGAAGCGGTTCGGCTCGCTGAAGGTACTCGGCGGTTCGCTGGTGCTGCTCGCGGCCGACGTCCTCGTCCTCGGCTACGGCGACCACACCACCGCCGTCGTGTGCACGATCCTGTCCGGTGCCTTCATCGGCGTGAACAACACCGTCTACACCGAGCTGGCGCTGGGCGTGTCGGACGCGCCGCGCCCGGTGGCGAGCGCCGGGTACAACTTCGTGCGCTGGTTCGCCGCGGCGGCCGCGCCCTACTTCGCGCCGAAGATCGAGGAGTGGACCGACGTCCACGTCCCGTTCGTGGTCGCCGCCGGCACGGCCGTGGTGGGCGCGCTGGTCGTCGTCGTACGGCGCCGGGCCCTCACCCACGAGGCAGAAGAACTCGAGCCCGCGCACGCCACCGAGGACGGGGTCACCGTTTTCGTCAACTGA
- a CDS encoding alpha/beta fold hydrolase — MSRPSSFAPPPGTRSHSLPTPRGSFAVLDAGTPTHGTALLLPGFTGSKEDFIDLLPHLTAAGYRAVAVDGRGQYGTPGPQEDEAPYAQSELARDVLAQATALGAAGPVHLLGHSLGGQIARAAVLLDPAPFRSLTLMSSGPAQISASQQQRVKLLRDALSVMDMAQVWNAIQLMETPEDREHAEHPDTGALDSGLGDRDDLRRRWLAGSPAQLLATGRQLCTEPDRVAELAAVPLPKHVVSGDHDDAWPVPLLDEMAVRLDARRTIVAGADHSPNTDRPRETARALVDFWDSTIN; from the coding sequence ATGAGCCGTCCGTCGAGCTTCGCCCCGCCCCCTGGCACCCGCTCCCACTCCCTCCCCACTCCCCGCGGCTCCTTCGCCGTCCTCGACGCCGGCACCCCCACCCACGGCACCGCCCTCCTCCTCCCCGGCTTCACCGGCAGCAAGGAGGACTTCATCGACCTCCTCCCCCACCTCACCGCCGCCGGCTACCGCGCCGTCGCCGTGGACGGCCGCGGCCAGTACGGCACCCCCGGTCCCCAGGAGGACGAAGCCCCGTACGCACAGAGCGAGTTGGCCCGCGACGTCCTCGCCCAGGCCACCGCCCTGGGCGCCGCCGGCCCCGTCCACCTCCTCGGCCACTCCCTCGGCGGCCAGATCGCCCGCGCCGCCGTCCTGCTCGACCCCGCCCCGTTCCGCTCGCTCACCCTCATGTCCTCCGGCCCCGCGCAGATCTCCGCGTCCCAGCAGCAGCGCGTCAAGCTGCTGCGCGACGCGCTCTCGGTGATGGACATGGCCCAGGTGTGGAACGCCATCCAGCTGATGGAGACCCCCGAGGACCGCGAGCACGCCGAGCACCCGGACACCGGCGCGCTCGACTCCGGTCTCGGCGACCGCGACGACCTCCGTCGCCGCTGGCTCGCCGGCAGCCCCGCCCAGCTCCTCGCCACCGGCCGGCAACTGTGCACCGAACCCGACCGCGTCGCCGAACTCGCCGCCGTCCCGCTGCCCAAGCACGTCGTCTCCGGCGACCACGACGACGCCTGGCCCGTTCCCCTGCTGGACGAGATGGCCGTCCGGCTCGACGCCCGCCGCACGATCGTCGCCGGCGCCGACCACTCCCCCAACACCGACCGCCCCCGGGAGACCGCCCGCGCACTCGTCGACTTCTGGGACAGCACGATCAACTGA
- a CDS encoding ferritin-like fold-containing protein codes for MTTSDNASDTAAPTAEGTPAPTGIAARDWADASADPQYRAAVADLLGALAYGELAAFERLAEDAKLAPTLADKAELAKMASAEFHHFEQLRDRLAEIGVEPTEAMEPFVAALDGFHRQTAPSDWLEGLVKAYVGDSIASDFYREVAARLDTDTRELVLAVLDDTGHAGFAVEKVRAAIDAEPRVGGRLALWARRLMGEALSQSQRVVADRDALSTMLVGGVADGFDLAEVGRMFSRITEAHTKRMAALGLAA; via the coding sequence ATGACGACCTCTGACAACGCCTCCGACACCGCGGCGCCCACCGCCGAAGGCACTCCCGCGCCGACCGGCATCGCCGCACGCGACTGGGCCGACGCCTCCGCCGACCCCCAGTACCGGGCCGCGGTGGCGGACCTGCTGGGTGCGCTGGCGTACGGGGAGCTGGCCGCGTTCGAGCGGCTGGCGGAGGACGCCAAGCTGGCGCCCACGCTCGCCGACAAGGCGGAGCTGGCCAAGATGGCGTCGGCGGAGTTCCACCACTTCGAGCAGTTGCGCGACCGGCTCGCGGAGATCGGCGTGGAGCCGACGGAGGCGATGGAGCCGTTCGTCGCCGCGCTCGACGGCTTCCACCGGCAGACGGCACCCTCGGACTGGCTGGAGGGGCTGGTCAAGGCGTACGTCGGCGACTCGATCGCCAGTGACTTCTACCGGGAGGTCGCGGCGCGGCTCGACACGGACACGCGTGAACTGGTGCTCGCCGTCCTCGACGACACGGGGCACGCGGGCTTCGCCGTGGAGAAGGTGCGCGCCGCGATCGACGCCGAGCCGCGCGTCGGCGGCCGGCTCGCGCTGTGGGCGCGGCGGCTGATGGGGGAGGCGCTGTCGCAGTCGCAGCGGGTGGTGGCGGACCGCGACGCGCTGTCGACGATGCTGGTGGGCGGCGTCGCGGACGGTTTCGACCTGGCGGAGGTCGGCCGGATGTTCTCCCGCATCACGGAGGCGCACACGAAGAGGATGGCGGCGCTGGGCCTCGCGGCCTGA
- a CDS encoding TetR/AcrR family transcriptional regulator, protein MTAIEQTEAARPRGTRLPRRARRNQLLGAAQEVFVAQGYHSAAMDDIAERAGVSKPVLYQHFPGKLDLYLALLDQHCESLIQSVRHALASTTDNKQRVRATMDAYFAYVEDDGGAFRLVFESDLTNEPAVRERVDKVTNECAEAICDVIAEDTGLSRAESMLLASGLGGLAQVVARSWLHSDRSVPRDQAVQLLTSLAWRGIAGFPLHGSEQGHEQGHEQGHEQSR, encoded by the coding sequence GTGACAGCCATCGAGCAGACAGAGGCGGCACGCCCGCGGGGTACGCGGCTGCCGCGCCGTGCCCGACGGAACCAGCTGCTGGGCGCCGCTCAGGAAGTCTTCGTGGCGCAGGGCTACCACTCGGCCGCGATGGACGACATCGCCGAGCGCGCCGGCGTCAGCAAGCCGGTCCTCTACCAGCACTTCCCGGGCAAGCTGGACCTCTACCTCGCCCTCCTCGACCAGCACTGCGAGTCCCTGATCCAGTCCGTGCGCCACGCGCTGGCCTCGACGACGGACAACAAGCAGCGCGTCCGGGCGACGATGGACGCCTATTTCGCCTACGTCGAGGACGACGGCGGCGCCTTCCGGCTGGTGTTCGAGTCGGACCTGACGAACGAACCGGCCGTGCGCGAGCGCGTCGACAAGGTGACGAACGAGTGCGCCGAGGCGATCTGCGACGTCATCGCCGAGGACACCGGGCTCTCCCGGGCCGAGTCGATGCTGCTCGCCTCGGGCCTCGGCGGGCTCGCCCAGGTGGTGGCCCGTTCCTGGCTGCACAGCGACCGCAGCGTGCCGCGCGACCAGGCGGTGCAGCTCCTGACCTCGCTGGCCTGGCGCGGCATCGCCGGCTTCCCGCTGCACGGGAGCGAGCAGGGACACGAACAGGGCCACGAGCAGGGGCACGAGCAGTCCCGCTGA